A portion of the Candidatus Rokuibacteriota bacterium genome contains these proteins:
- a CDS encoding YHS domain-containing protein codes for MAKDPVCKMNVEESKAAATAKYDGKTYYFCSESCKVRFEKKPTEYVG; via the coding sequence ATGGCAAAGGATCCCGTGTGCAAAATGAACGTGGAGGAGAGCAAGGCCGCGGCGACAGCCAAGTACGACGGCAAGACGTACTACTTTTGCTCGGAGAGCTGCAAGGTCAGGTTCGAGAAGAAGCCGACGGAGTATGTCGGGTGA
- a CDS encoding cupredoxin domain-containing protein, whose amino-acid sequence MSWDRVLVNGVGLALIAFIVWFFWLVKAKGVHAAATVGGYQEQMVLVKGGYTPDVIVVEAGKPVRLNFVRQESASCSEMVLLPAFGKSAKLPEGATVPVEFLPKERGEFEFACQMGMFRGKVIVE is encoded by the coding sequence ATGAGCTGGGACCGGGTGCTCGTGAATGGGGTCGGCCTCGCGCTGATCGCCTTCATCGTGTGGTTCTTCTGGCTCGTCAAGGCCAAGGGCGTACACGCCGCCGCCACGGTCGGCGGCTACCAGGAGCAGATGGTGCTCGTGAAGGGGGGCTACACGCCGGACGTGATCGTGGTCGAGGCCGGCAAGCCGGTGCGCCTCAACTTCGTCCGCCAGGAGTCCGCCTCGTGCTCCGAGATGGTGCTGCTGCCGGCGTTCGGGAAGTCCGCGAAGCTCCCAGAGGGCGCGACAGTGCCCGTCGAGTTTCTGCCCAAGGAGAGAGGGGAGTTCGAGTTCGCCTGCCAGATGGGCATGTTCCGCGGGAAGGTCATTGTCGAATGA